The window tgaCCGGTAAATCCGATTCACAATAACataatcgcctacaggagtggacacaaaaacatgagtactcaaggactcacgagaaatacccaggaaattagcaaatagagatgacacatatgtatacgtagatcctggatcaaataatactgaggcatctttgccgcaaacagaaataatacctgtaatcatgacatctgaggcctctgcatctggtctagccggaaaagcgtagaaccgagctggagtgccaactgctgtcctccgcctggctgacctccatctctaggacgacccctacccacctgtcctccacctcttggtggtcagactactggtggagcaactggtccggtaagcataggctgttgaccctgtTGTACTGGTTTACCCCAAAGCCTGGGGAAAAATCTCCGCATGTGATCGGGATCCCCGctctcgtaacaactcttcggtgcgatgggctgctgactaagagtttggccttggggaactgaatacccaatgggaggaccctgaatagctggtgggcgataagatcTCTCTGGTGTAACACTGAGATAAGatcgcactggagcaccttgaGGAGGCaatggtgctggatatgggggcctgctggactgccctctcacgaactgacctttgcccccagacggagtagctctgaactctccagaatacctaaaccgcttatctctagtaacctTCTCCCGGCTACGCTGTCGTACACCCTCAATTCTCCGGGCTATCTTcatgactagctcataagaagtacccatctcaacctttcgagccatagtggcctgaatgccagtatgtaaacccataacaaacctctgcactctctccgcctcagtagggagtaacataagtgcatggcgagataactcagagaacctcgcctcataatcggtcactgacatatgACCCTGCTAGagttgctcaaactgaaaccgcaactcttcccttagagagggtggaatatacctatccaagaaaatacgagtgaacctatcccaagtcatgggaggagaatctgttggtctgctaagaacataagactgccaccatctacgggctctaccgtctagctgaaaagtagcaaagtctaccccatgagactccaatatcctcatgttgtacagtatatCCTTGCAccaatcaatgaaatcctggggatcctcatgtcgctcaccctcaaagacaggaggatgtagtcttgtccatctgtccaatagtttgtGAGGATCAgcagctacagctggcctgggctcaggtgtagctgctagcactggctgggctccacccacggatAGTGTAccttgggtctgatatacagcagctgcctgtccatgagcgtgtgcggtaggggtatgtgctcccctgcccgcttgagatgtggttgggtctgccggaaataaaccgtcCTGAGTCaaattgtccatgaaccgcagcatacgacccatgacatcctgaaaccctggtgcagatgtgaaatccatcggagctggctctgtcacaggcacctcaccatgttcctcaataatgggattctctgctggacccactggcggcataactggaacagtcctgggacggcctcgccctctaccacgggctggagccctccctcggcctctgcctcgacctctagcaactgggggagtagctcttccctggtctggaacttcattagagtgcgttctcaccatctgtgagagaataaaaaaaggatatttagtactacattaattgtatgatggaatatgaagaaaggtaattttctaacaccctatagcctctcaaagataagtacagatgtctccgtaccgatccgcaagactctattaggtcttctcataacttgtgagacctacgtgaacctagtgctctgaaacCATGTTGTtacaacccaatttcacctataggttgtgatggagcccaacactacagctaggcaagccaacgagaaatttaaaataaccaagaaaataataagacaccaaattctaccaatgtgtgtgccaagacccggtgtcacaagtgtatgagtatctagtagattatacaaaattctaaatactgtctgaaataaaaatagacagaattaaaaatacaagaagaggcaccgGTAGCTacaggacggctcagaaaggcagctcaccactacgctcctggataacgaggatgtgcgatgataggtcctccactagtatctgtctcagatcctgcacaaaaagtacagcaagtgtagcatgagtatgtaaacaacgtatacctagtaagtatcaagcctaatctcgaagtggtagagacgagatgaccgactttgacactcaccaagggtcaacaataataaatagaataagttataattattcaaatcgacatgattcacagagttaacaacaattttattcaattagcagaaataataaaaatccttcaaatgtaataatttccaatctattaattaaatccttcaatttcgataaaatttccaatttatcaaatagctttacaaggtgcaattcaatttcaataaattttcaatttatcaaatagctttacaagctgcaatcgACTGTCCAAGTATCAtgtaatatttattattattaagcacgatttctgccgaggtcgtacagtcCGATCCACAAtttcgtgtatactgccgagggacgtgcggcacgatccatagatgcatctatcctgccgaggtgttcggcccgctccacaagaaaggaggacattttcttatgtacctctgg is drawn from Nicotiana tomentosiformis chromosome 12, ASM39032v3, whole genome shotgun sequence and contains these coding sequences:
- the LOC138903626 gene encoding uncharacterized protein: MPPVGPAENPIIEEHGEVPVTEPAPMDFTSAPGFQDVMGRMLRFMDNLTQDGLFPADPTTSQAGRGAHTPTAHAHGQAAAVYQTQGTLSVGGAQPVLAATPEPRPAVAADPHKLLDRWTRLHPPVFEGERHEDPQDFIDWCKDILYNMRILESHGVDFATFQLDGRARRWWQSYVLSRPTDSPPMTWDRFTRIFLDRYIPPSLREELRFQFEQL